From the genome of Natronospira bacteriovora:
AAATCCATGGGCATTCGCAGCCCACCCGTCACGATCAGGGTCACCCGGCCACTGGCCTTCTGGGCATCCAGATAACGCCGTGCCCGTGCCAGGGCGGGAATGGTGGGCACGCTGATGTGGTCCCGGAACATGGACGGTGCCGCCCCCGTGCCCCCGCCCCGGCCATCCAGGATGATGTAATCGGCGCCGGCATCCAGGGCGAACTGGATATCCTTCTCGATGTGCTGGGCGCTGAGCTTGAAGCCCACCGGGATGCCGCCGGTGATGTCCCGCACCCGGGCCGCGAAGCGGCGGAAATCCTCCACCGAGGCCAGATCCTCGAAGGTGGGCGGTGACACCGCCGGCTGGCCCTTCGGAATACCCCGAACCTGGGAGATCTTGCCCGTGTTCTTATTGCCGGGCAGATGCCCGCCGGTGCCGGTCTTGGCACCCTGCCCACCCTTGAAGTGAAAGGCCTGCACCTTCTCCAGCAATTGCTCCGAATAACCAAACTTGGCGCTGGCCAGCTCATAGAAATAGCGGCTGTTCTCGGCCTGCTCTTCCGGCAGCATGCCGCCCTCGCCGGAGCAGATACCCGTCCCGGCCAGTTCCGCGCCCCGCGCCATGGCCACCTTGGCCTCTTCGGACAAGGCACCAAAGCTCATATCGGACACGAACAGGGGGATATCGAGCTCCAGGGGCTTCTTCGCTTCCGGGCCAATCACCAGGCGGGTATCCACTGCCGCCGCCTCCTTCAGGGGACGACGGTCCAGCTGGCCGGTCAGGATCTGAATCTGATCCCAATGGGGCAGCTCGCTGCGGGGCACCCCCATGGCGGTCATCGATCCATGATGCCCAATGCCCGACAGCCCCTCCCGGGCCATCTCATGAATCAGCTCCACCGTGGGCTCTTCCGCCGTGGCCTTCGGCGACGGAGCCCCACTGCCATCGTCATCACGCCCCGGGCCTTCCTTGCCCACCTGTTCCTTGTCGAACTGCTTGTGAGTGCCGTCGCAGTAAGGCGAGTTGCCCGTGTGCTTGCACTGGCAGAGGTAGGCATCGCCCGTCTCTTCCGCCTTGAAGCTCTTGGGCTTCATGCCGGTGCCGGCATGGGAGCCGTCACAGAAGGGCTGATCCCTGGAGCGCCCACAGACACAGAAGGTGTAGGTCTCGCCCTTCTTGAGCTCGACCTTTTTTGGCTTGTTATCGGCTATGACGGGGTTGCTCAAAACGTGCTCCTTGGGGATAGGCAGGGCGCCCTGGACATCAGCGCCCGATTTGACGACGGCGGTTTGAGAATCGCCACCACAACCGCACCATACCGTTGAACAGTAACAGTGCCAACGGCACGACAATCATAGCCAGAGAGTAGTACACCCAGATGGACCACCAGAAAGACGTGATACCCGAAAAGGTGGGGTGATCGAAGATGACAAGGGAGAACGGCAACCAGGCCATGGCCAAATAGTGATACTGACGGGAAAACGATTATGGGAGGGTACGCTTGTCCCTGTCCTGTGGACAAGTCAGCCGTACGGGCAGGTTACTTCGAGGCACTCCGGGATGGCACTCGCGGCAGGGGAAGCTATGGGCCGGACTCACAGCACGGCGAGAATCGCCACCGAAACCCAGGCCAGCGAGAAACCAAGCAATGCGCCCGCCAGCACGTCTGAGGGGTAATGCAGGCCCAGGACCACTCGAGACAGGGCAACCAGGAGCGTGAACGGTGTTACCGTCCAGGCAATTGCCGGGAAACTGGCGAACAGTATGGTGGTGAATGCCACCGCGTGGAGAGTGTGTCCGGACGGGAAGCTATAACGATCCAGGGCCGGTGTGCCGCAGTGAATGAATCGCCAGGAAACGAAGGGACGTTCGCGAACCAGCCTGGCCTTCAGCTTACGATAAATCGACAGGCCCACCAAACCAACGATGACCATCTGCAGGCCGACCTTGAACCCGGCCACTCCGTACAGGAACGGCAGCAAGATCATCAGTCCATACCAGAACAGCCCGTCACCCAGCCGGCTTACAGCGATGAAAAAACGTTCCACGGCCCGATGTCGGCTGATTCGATTCATTCGGCGGCACAGCCCCAGCTCCAGCAGGTCAATCTGCTGAAAGATCAGACGCATTTCAGCCATGAGCATTACCCTCCCGCATGCTGCCCCTCATGACCGTCGTACCCGGGCGCAACAGCTGTTGACGGAATCGGGCGGCGATCGTCGGCCACTCCAGGCGCAGGACGTTGGCGCGGGCGGCTATGCCGGAGCCGCCGTATATGGAACGATGGATCAGCGCCTGTTCGACCCGATCCAGGAAGCTGTACTCGTCGCCGTAATGGGCCAGGAAGCCATGCTTGTGGTGACGGATGTACTGCTCGGCAGCGGCATAGTTGAAGGCACAGACGGCCAGACCGCTGGCCATGCCTTCCAGCACGACGTTGCCGAAGGTTTCGCTGAGGCTGGGCACCAGCAGGAGATCCGCCGAGGCGTAGTGCCGGGCCAGATCCGTACCGGTACGCATGCCGGCGAAGTGGGCCTGCGGGCACATCGCCTGCAGGCTGTCACGCAGGGGCCCGTCACCGACGAAGACCAGCTTCAGACCGGGGAACACGGGAGCCATGGCTTCAAAGGCACGAATGGCCAGCTCCGGATTCTTCTCCGGCGCCAGTCGCCCCACGTGAAGCATGACCTGCTCCTTGTCACCCACCCCCCAGGCCTGCCGGAGCCGGCGATCACGGCGCGCGGGAGAGAAGAGCCGACAGTCCACGCCCCGGCCCAGCATGGCCGTAGGGCCGAAGCCATCCTGGGTAAGTGCCTTCCCCTGGGCCTCGGTGGGTACAAGTGTCAGGTTGCTGCGCCGATGAAAGCGGCGCAGATAGGCCCAGGCGGCCTGCTTGAGCAGACCAAAACCGTAGTGACCAAGATACTGCTGGAAGTTGGTGTGAAAACCGCTAACCACCGGCAGACCGAGCTGCAGGGCGGCAGTGACCGCGGCCCATCCAAGCGGCCCCTGGGTTGCCACATAAACGGCCTGGGCATCGAATTGGGCGAGGTTCTGCTTCAGCTGGCGGATAGCGGGCAGACCGAAGCGAAGACCGGGATAGCGGGGAATGGGGAGACCCGGGATCAGGCATTCCTGCCAGCCCCGGCGATCCAGGTTTTCGGCCGACCCGTCACCGGGCTGTCGAGGGCGAATCACCAGAACCCGGTCACCCCCCGCAATCAGTTCCCGAGCCAGGTTCGAGAGGGTATGAGCGACACCATTGACCTCGGGCGGCCAGGTCTCGGTGATCAGCGCAATCCGGGCCGCTGGCGAACCGACGGGTTCCGGGAGGACAGGGATGTGGGCCTGCGTTTCCATGCTGCCATCATCCCCGCCTCCCTTTACGGTTACGCTGCCATTACGTGAAGAGTTGCTTACAGCACCCTGCGACGAATCGCGGAGGAGAGCTGCTCCACACCAATCACCACCACGAGAATGATCATGATGATGGTCAGGGCCTGATCGTAACGGAACATGGTCATGGCGGTGTTGAGTTCAACGCCGATGCCGCCGGCACCCACCAGGCCCAGCACCACGGCGGAGCGGACGGCCTTCTCCACCGCAAACAGGCTGGTGGCGACAAAGGACGGAAAGGCCTCGGGCAGCACCGCACCGGTGATGACCTGCATGCGCCCGGCACCGGTGGACGCCAGGGCCTCCGACGGACCGGGCCGGATCTCCTCGACCCGCTCGGAAAAGAAACGGGCACAGAAGCCGATGGTATCCATGATGATGGCGAGGATGCCGGCCAGAGGCCCAAGCCCCACGGCGACCACGAATATCAGGGCCCAGACCAGATCCGGGATGGTCCGGAGCGTGGCCACGATGCCGCGACAGACAACCCGGACGGGTGCCGCCGGGCTGGTATTGCGGGCACACAGCAAGGCCATGGGCAGGCTGAGGATGACACCGAAGGTGACACCCACCAGGGCCATCTGGAAGGTCTCGTACATGGCCTTGGCAATGGGGCCGATGCGGCTGAAATCCGGTGGCATGGCCTGGGCGAAGAAGTTGCCAAGATTGCCGGCACCCCGCAGCAGGCGATCCGGGGTAAACCCGGCACCGCTCAAACCCTGTATGAACAGGGCCAGAAAGATCACCAGGATGATCCACGTGAAGATCGAAGGTGCGGCCACGCGCGCGGGCATGTCGCGGTATTGTGACGGTTGGTTCATTGCTGGTTTCTCAAGCGTTGACAGCGAGTGGCACGGAAAGGCCGGGCGCGTCGCCATCATCCTCGGCGGTGTCGGCGTCGGCATAAAGCGCTTTCAGGTCGACATCCGACACCTTCGCGGCGGGCGCATCGATCACTTTCCGGCCGGAGACCAGGGCAATGAATCGCTCACCATAGGTCCGGGCCACCGACAGGTTGTGCAAGGTGCAGATCACGGTCATGCCCTCGTCCCGGGCCACCGACCACAACAGCTCCATCACCCGCTGACCGGCCTTGGGATCCAGGGCCGCGATGGGTTCGTCGGCCAGAATCACGGATGGCCGCTGCATCAGGGTGCGGGCGATGGCGACCCGCTGTTGCTGTCCCCCGGACAGGGTATCGGCTCGCTGGGAGGCCAGATGGGCCATGCTCACCCGCTCCAGGCAATGCATGGCAAAGGCGCGGTCCTCGGCCGAGGCGGTGATGGACAGGCTGCCCAGCAGGCCCCGCTGTCGCCCCATGGCACCAAAAAGTACGTTCTGGAAGGCGGACAGATTGGGCACCAGATTGATGCGCTGGAACACCACACCGATGTCACGGCGCAACAGTCGGAGAGACGCCCCCCTTGCACTGGTCAGGTTGATGCCACCCACCTCGACCCGGCCGGCCGTGGGCCGCTCCAGGGCGTTGAGGCAGCGCAGCAAGGTGGACTTGCCGGAACCGTTGTGGCCAAGAAGCACTGCACTCTCGCCGGCGCCAAGCTCAAAGCCGACCTTGTCGAGTGATCGGGTTCCATTGGGAAAGACCTTGCTGATGTCGTGAACACGGATGTCGCGCATGACGGACCTCGTCGAAAAACTCAGATATCAAAGGCAAAACGGCGAACCGGGCGGCGGCAAGAAGCCACCGCCCGGTCCACAAGCCGATCAGATGTCGAATCCGAGCAGGGCATAGGCCTGACGGACAACGTCGTACTCTTCTTCCGTCAGGTCATCCACGAAGCGCGAGTTGCGATACTTTTCACGCTCACCCGGGGCCAGGATGGCCTGCATCAGCTCATCGGAATTGGTCATGATGACCTCCCGAATGGCCGCCAGGTAATCGTCAGCCAGGCTGGCCCTGGCCACGAACACATCCCGGGGCATGGTGTCGCTCTCGGCCAGAATTCGGAACTGGCCGGGGGCCCGCTGCTCGATGCGACGGAAATCGCGAACACCGGAACCCAGGGCATGCACATCCCCGTTGATCAGCGCCTCGAGGCGAGCGCCATCCAGCAGCAGGATCTCGGCGTCACGGTCCAGATCAAAACCGGCTTCGTGCAGCATCCAGCTGGGGGTGATATGCCCGGTGGTGGAACCCGGATCCTTCATGGCAATACGCTTGCCCTTCAGGTCCTGCAGGGTGCGGGCCGGGCTATCCATGGGCACCACGAAGGCAGTGCCATACTCGGCGCGTTCAATACCCACGAGCTTTTTCACGTCCAGACGCGAGGCCATGGCCACGTACTCAGACGGGCCGGCGAGAACGATGTCCACCTGACCATGCTGCAGGGCGTTGACGGCTGCGGTGCGATTGGAAACCGGGAAGAACTCAATTTCGATATCGAGCTTCTCTTCCATCGCCTCGGCAAAGGCACCGAAAGTACGGTTGAGTTCTTCCATCCCCTCGATGCCGGTGTCGGCGAAACGAAGAGTGGTGGGGTGACTGCTTTCGCCGGCATCCTGACTGGAACAGGCGGATACCAGCAGTACGAAAATGGCGAGCAGGCTAATGAGGTACTTGTTCATGGTACTGACTCCGGGTGACCGATGACGTGCGGAATTCCCGATGAATTCCCTAATGCATGCGGCACTTTAGGGAGCGAGGATTTCAGTACCTTGAAAGGCGTGTTACAGAATCATGACAAGTGGGAGGGGATCAAGCACTACACTGTTGCCGGGGACGGGTGTCCACTGAAGTCGAAGAACTACAACGCCCGCTGTAGCGCGAATCGCGGAACGAACTTGAGCGATTGATTATGTGGCGGACTCCGCTCGCCATAATCCAGGATAGTCTATTACGAAGCCAATATCATCAACGGCCAGTACACTTTTAAAGGCTCCTCCCCCTGATTCATATCGGTAAATATTACCCCCCTCTCGATGGTATACCTGGGTCAGACTCTTCAATTCAAAAGAGGGGAATTGCAACCATGCCACTTTGATCTCTGCCTTCTCATCCACATCAAGCGCAAGACGCCGGATGGGGAGGATGTTCGTAGAAGGACTAAAACCAAGATCCACATCGACACATCCGAAAACTTCTGCTTGGGCAACACCATTGCGTTTCCATGACTGGTCAGAATCCACCTCCAAATCAATCGTGAATCTCTCGCTTCCCATCATTCCGGAGACGTTTACCGATCTAGTTGACCATGACGAATCGCAGATGACCAAATAATCAATTCTGGTGGGGTGACCTTCATGTACAAAAATAACCGTCCCGGAAAGCTCCCAAACATCTTCTCTTGCGACCAAACTTGCGAACTCGTGGCCCTGTTCCTTGAGCATTCTCCAGATTATGGAGTCAGACATTTTTCCTCCGCATATTTCGGCCATGGCTTAAGACACATAACGCCCGGCTCACGCGCCGGTTTGGAGCCGCGAAGCGGCGGAAAATCGGTCGTCGTGCAGCCGATTGTTAGCTGTCTTGTGGCTCTGCCTCAGAACACTCACCAATCCATGTTTGCCGCATTGTCGAATTCATGCGTCAGATATTCAACAAACTCCTTCATCGATTCGTCCGACTCCATCGCGCGCTCGTATGTGCCATCCGCGACATAAGTAAGAATACTTGGAAGGCTACTGAATAGGTGATGCTTGGCTGGCTCGAGAGGGCCCGACCACAAATGCTCCAAGAATGCTTCAATCTCTCCCAGTGCCCAGGATTCATCGAATGCGGGTTTCCCCGTGAGGGCGTATCGATGCCGTTGATCGTCAGTGAGCAAGACTGGCACAGCCCCAGCGCCGGAATGAAAATGGAATGCTTCACCGCGCTTCCCGAAGGCTCCGTGCGCCAGGAAGTTGCGGAGCTGTGCTCTGATGTCCAGTAGCGTGTCGTAGTGCGTTTTTGTTGCCTTGTCCGTTAAATCCAAGGCCGCCTTGAACTTTTTCTTCCAATCGGATTCGGCGAGTTGGGCTACATCGTCGCCCGTGCGCAGGCACCCTTGAAGAATGGCCAAATGAATAAAGGCGTGCTCCGTCCAGCTGAAGAATGCTTCAATGGCGGCCTGCGCGTTCCATTCAGCCTCTATATGTGGTGAGAAGGAAGGATAGAAGGCACTGGTGACCTCCGTGCCATCTCCCAGAGCCTGCTTTTCAAAATGATGTTCGTCCTTCTTGGCCTCCTCCTCCCTGCTTAGGGCTCGACACCGGTCACGAAAGAATTCATATCGCTCGAAAAGCGACCCATTCTTGTTGGAGACATTAAGCTGATTTCCCGAAGCGGCTTGCTCGGCGCGCCATTCGAAGTAAGGCTTCGCGATCGTTATCGCTTTCTGAATCAGCGCGGTTATCTCCTTGGCATCCGCCTCCTGATCGTCGGTCGGGCGACCACTTCTTGTCGCTTTCGGATCCAAACATGGTGCAAATACGCCAAGGCCCATCTTGCGATGCTCTATCCCATAGAGCCG
Proteins encoded in this window:
- a CDS encoding glutamate synthase-related protein, producing MSNPVIADNKPKKVELKKGETYTFCVCGRSRDQPFCDGSHAGTGMKPKSFKAEETGDAYLCQCKHTGNSPYCDGTHKQFDKEQVGKEGPGRDDDGSGAPSPKATAEEPTVELIHEMAREGLSGIGHHGSMTAMGVPRSELPHWDQIQILTGQLDRRPLKEAAAVDTRLVIGPEAKKPLELDIPLFVSDMSFGALSEEAKVAMARGAELAGTGICSGEGGMLPEEQAENSRYFYELASAKFGYSEQLLEKVQAFHFKGGQGAKTGTGGHLPGNKNTGKISQVRGIPKGQPAVSPPTFEDLASVEDFRRFAARVRDITGGIPVGFKLSAQHIEKDIQFALDAGADYIILDGRGGGTGAAPSMFRDHISVPTIPALARARRYLDAQKASGRVTLIVTGGLRMPMDFVKAMALGADGVALANSAMQAIGCVGARICNTNNCPAGIATQREDLRRRLDVEASAQRLNNFLGASVALMQVMARACGHDALGKFDRDDLTTWHHDMARLSGIPYAGVSSLD
- a CDS encoding phosphatase PAP2 family protein, which produces MAEMRLIFQQIDLLELGLCRRMNRISRHRAVERFFIAVSRLGDGLFWYGLMILLPFLYGVAGFKVGLQMVIVGLVGLSIYRKLKARLVRERPFVSWRFIHCGTPALDRYSFPSGHTLHAVAFTTILFASFPAIAWTVTPFTLLVALSRVVLGLHYPSDVLAGALLGFSLAWVSVAILAVL
- a CDS encoding glycosyltransferase family 4 protein; protein product: METQAHIPVLPEPVGSPAARIALITETWPPEVNGVAHTLSNLARELIAGGDRVLVIRPRQPGDGSAENLDRRGWQECLIPGLPIPRYPGLRFGLPAIRQLKQNLAQFDAQAVYVATQGPLGWAAVTAALQLGLPVVSGFHTNFQQYLGHYGFGLLKQAAWAYLRRFHRRSNLTLVPTEAQGKALTQDGFGPTAMLGRGVDCRLFSPARRDRRLRQAWGVGDKEQVMLHVGRLAPEKNPELAIRAFEAMAPVFPGLKLVFVGDGPLRDSLQAMCPQAHFAGMRTGTDLARHYASADLLLVPSLSETFGNVVLEGMASGLAVCAFNYAAAEQYIRHHKHGFLAHYGDEYSFLDRVEQALIHRSIYGGSGIAARANVLRLEWPTIAARFRQQLLRPGTTVMRGSMREGNAHG
- the phnE gene encoding phosphonate ABC transporter, permease protein PhnE; protein product: MNQPSQYRDMPARVAAPSIFTWIILVIFLALFIQGLSGAGFTPDRLLRGAGNLGNFFAQAMPPDFSRIGPIAKAMYETFQMALVGVTFGVILSLPMALLCARNTSPAAPVRVVCRGIVATLRTIPDLVWALIFVVAVGLGPLAGILAIIMDTIGFCARFFSERVEEIRPGPSEALASTGAGRMQVITGAVLPEAFPSFVATSLFAVEKAVRSAVVLGLVGAGGIGVELNTAMTMFRYDQALTIIMIILVVVIGVEQLSSAIRRRVL
- a CDS encoding phosphonate ABC transporter ATP-binding protein; its protein translation is MRDIRVHDISKVFPNGTRSLDKVGFELGAGESAVLLGHNGSGKSTLLRCLNALERPTAGRVEVGGINLTSARGASLRLLRRDIGVVFQRINLVPNLSAFQNVLFGAMGRQRGLLGSLSITASAEDRAFAMHCLERVSMAHLASQRADTLSGGQQQRVAIARTLMQRPSVILADEPIAALDPKAGQRVMELLWSVARDEGMTVICTLHNLSVARTYGERFIALVSGRKVIDAPAAKVSDVDLKALYADADTAEDDGDAPGLSVPLAVNA
- a CDS encoding phosphate/phosphite/phosphonate ABC transporter substrate-binding protein, producing MNKYLISLLAIFVLLVSACSSQDAGESSHPTTLRFADTGIEGMEELNRTFGAFAEAMEEKLDIEIEFFPVSNRTAAVNALQHGQVDIVLAGPSEYVAMASRLDVKKLVGIERAEYGTAFVVPMDSPARTLQDLKGKRIAMKDPGSTTGHITPSWMLHEAGFDLDRDAEILLLDGARLEALINGDVHALGSGVRDFRRIEQRAPGQFRILAESDTMPRDVFVARASLADDYLAAIREVIMTNSDELMQAILAPGEREKYRNSRFVDDLTEEEYDVVRQAYALLGFDI
- a CDS encoding putative glycolipid-binding domain-containing protein yields the protein MLKEQGHEFASLVAREDVWELSGTVIFVHEGHPTRIDYLVICDSSWSTRSVNVSGMMGSERFTIDLEVDSDQSWKRNGVAQAEVFGCVDVDLGFSPSTNILPIRRLALDVDEKAEIKVAWLQFPSFELKSLTQVYHREGGNIYRYESGGGAFKSVLAVDDIGFVIDYPGLWRAESAT